One genomic segment of Sebastes fasciatus isolate fSebFas1 chromosome 17, fSebFas1.pri, whole genome shotgun sequence includes these proteins:
- the LOC141754097 gene encoding uncharacterized protein LOC141754097 isoform X3, with product MDQRKLLDVVVKADMELRREADVQQLLVVKEEQEEWSTCLDQEDPEPLRIKEEQEELWTSKEGEQLQGLEEADIIKFTFTPVTVKSEDDEEKPQSSQLHQRQTGQMETKADGEDCGGPEPARNSDPDTHLQPDIHVKTENDDSDDWKETREPQSGLNSLNNNEEDPASDLGCITGERLYHCTECGKRFGLKGTLKVHMRSHTGERPFGCSVCKKSFTQSGSLQNHMRVHTGEKPFDCSVCGKGFSESGTLKKHMRTHTGEKPFICSLCGKRFIQKVQLTHHMTHHTEEKPFSCSVCGKAFSESGTRNKHMRTHTGEKPFSCSVCGKSFAWRSQVKSHKCVNRRSSQLHQTQTEENGEAEPPASSETVQIKTEPDDEECGGPEPAGNSDPDRYLQPDIHVKTETDDSDEWKETRDPQSGLNSLKNEVPIFDLRFITIEKPFSCSDCGKRFGTKGTLKVHMRSHTGEKPFSCSFCKKSFAQSGSLQNHMRIHTGEKPFNCSVCGKAFSESVNLKRHLLTHIGEKPFSCSLCGKRFIQKIQLTHHMMHHTEEKPFSCSVCGKAFRESGTLKKHMRTHTGEKPFSCSVCNKSFAWRSQVKSHKCVDDQPSQLHQTDENREAEPPASSSTVQIKIEADEEDCGGPEPARNSDPHTHLQPDTVDKTGDCSESETAVIDDWMEPKEPQSGLNSLNNSSFAWVSYTKDVGF from the coding sequence ACGTCCAGCAGCTGTTGGTTGTTaaagaagagcaggaggagtgGAGCACCTGTCTGGATCAGGAGGACCCAGAGCCCCTAcgcattaaagaggaacaggaggaactctggaccagtaaggagggagagcagcttcaagggctggaggaggctgatatCATCAAGTTCACATTCACTCCTGTCactgtgaagagtgaagatgatgaagagaaacctcagtcctcacagcttcatcaaagaCAAACTGGACAGATGGAAACAaaagctgatggagaggactgtggaggaccagaaccagcaAGGAACTCAGATCCAGATACACATTTACAACCTGATATTCATGTTAAGACTGAGAATGATGACAGTGACGATTGGAAGGAGACCAGAGAACCTCAGTCAGGTTTAAACTCTCTGAATAATAATGAAGAAGACCCTGCCAGTGATTTGGGATGTATTACTGGTGAGAGACTATATCACTGCACTGAGTGTGGGAAAAGATTTGGCCTCAAGGGAACCCTGAAGGTACACATGAGATCTCATACAGGAGAAAGACCTTTCGGCTGCTCAGTCTGTAAGAAATCTTTTACACAGAGTGGAAGTTTACAGAATCACATGAGagtccacacaggagagaaacctttcgaTTGCTCAGTTTGTGGTAAAGGTTTCAGTGAAAGTGGAACTCTGAAGAAACACATGAGAACacatacaggagagaaaccgTTCATTTGCTCATTGTGTGGTAAAAGATTTATTCAGAAGGTACAGCTGACACACCACATGACACATCACACAGAAGAGAAACCAttcagctgctcagtgtgtgGTAAAGCTTTCAGTGAAAGTGGAACTCGGAATAAACACATGAGAACACATACAGGAgaaaaacctttcagctgcaGTGTTTGTGGCAAAAGTTTTGCCTGGCGTTCACAGGTCAAAAGCCATAAATGTGTTAATCGTCGgtcctcacagcttcatcaaacTCAAACTGAGGAGAACGGAGAGGCAGAGCCTCCAGCCAGCAGCGAAACTGTACAGATTAAAACAGAACCTGATGATGAGGAAtgtggaggaccagaaccagccgGGAACTCAGATCCAGATAGATATTTACAACCTGATATTCATGTTAAGACTGAGACTGATGACAGTGATGAATGGAAGGAGACCAGAGATCCTCAGTCTGGTTTAAACTCTTTGAAAAATGAAGTCCCTATCTTTGATTTGAGATTTATTACTATTGAGAAACCATTTAGTTGCTCTGACTGTGGGAAAAGATTTGGCACCAAGGGAACTCTGAAGGTACACATGAGATCTCATAccggagagaaacctttcagctgctcattCTGTAAGAAATCTTTTGCACAGAGTGGAAGTTTACAGAATCAtatgagaatccacacagggGAGAAACCTTTCAATTGCTCAGTTTGTGGAAAAGCTTTCAGTGAAAGTGTAAATCTGAAGAGACACTTGTTAACACATataggagagaaacctttcagttgCTCATTGTGTGGTAAAAGATTTATACAGAAGATACAGTTGACACACCACATGATGCATCACACAGAAGAGAAACCGttcagctgctcagtgtgtgGTAAAGCTTTCAGGGAAAGTGGAACTTTGAAGAAACACATGAGAACACATACAGGAGAAAAACCTTTTAGTTGCAGTGTTTGTAACAAAAGTTTTGCCTGGCGTTCACAGGTCAAAAGCCATAAATGTGTTGATGATCAGccctcacagcttcatcaaacTGATgagaacagagaggcagagcCTCCAGCCAGCAGCTCTACTGTACAGATTAAAATAGAAGCTGATGAagaggactgtggaggaccagaaccagccaggaACTCTGATCCACATACACATTTACAACCTGATACTGTTGACAAGACTGGAGACTGTTCTGAATCGGAGACTGCAGTCATTGATGATTGGATGGAGCCCAAAGAACCTCAGTCAGGTTTAAACTCTCTGAATAATTCTAGTTTTGCGTGGGTATCCTACACCAAAGATGTTGGATTTTGA
- the LOC141754097 gene encoding uncharacterized protein LOC141754097 isoform X2 — MEPEDTNVRDDPQVVRRRPPREVRPPPHLSDYAVDYLPMAEPRQTHLPQEDDVQQLLVVKEEQEEWSTCLDQEDPEPLRIKEEQEELWTSKEGEQLQGLEEADIIKFTFTPVTVKSEDDEEKPQSSQLHQRQTGQMETKADGEDCGGPEPARNSDPDTHLQPDIHVKTENDDSDDWKETREPQSGLNSLNNNEEDPASDLGCITGERLYHCTECGKRFGLKGTLKVHMRSHTGERPFGCSVCKKSFTQSGSLQNHMRVHTGEKPFDCSVCGKGFSESGTLKKHMRTHTGEKPFICSLCGKRFIQKVQLTHHMTHHTEEKPFSCSVCGKAFSESGTRNKHMRTHTGEKPFSCSVCGKSFAWRSQVKSHKCVNRRSSQLHQTQTEENGEAEPPASSETVQIKTEPDDEECGGPEPAGNSDPDRYLQPDIHVKTETDDSDEWKETRDPQSGLNSLKNEVPIFDLRFITIEKPFSCSDCGKRFGTKGTLKVHMRSHTGEKPFSCSFCKKSFAQSGSLQNHMRIHTGEKPFNCSVCGKAFSESVNLKRHLLTHIGEKPFSCSLCGKRFIQKIQLTHHMMHHTEEKPFSCSVCGKAFRESGTLKKHMRTHTGEKPFSCSVCNKSFAWRSQVKSHKCVDDQPSQLHQTDENREAEPPASSSTVQIKIEADEEDCGGPEPARNSDPHTHLQPDTVDKTGDCSESETAVIDDWMEPKEPQSGLNSLNNSSFAWVSYTKDVGF, encoded by the exons ATGGAGCCTGAGGATACCAATGTCAGAGATGATCCACAAGTGGTACGCCGGAGACCTCCCAGGGAGGTTAGACCTCCACCACACCTGTCTGATTATGCTGTTGACTACCTCCCCATGGCCGAGCCACGCCAAACACACCTGCCCCAAGAAGACG ACGTCCAGCAGCTGTTGGTTGTTaaagaagagcaggaggagtgGAGCACCTGTCTGGATCAGGAGGACCCAGAGCCCCTAcgcattaaagaggaacaggaggaactctggaccagtaaggagggagagcagcttcaagggctggaggaggctgatatCATCAAGTTCACATTCACTCCTGTCactgtgaagagtgaagatgatgaagagaaacctcagtcctcacagcttcatcaaagaCAAACTGGACAGATGGAAACAaaagctgatggagaggactgtggaggaccagaaccagcaAGGAACTCAGATCCAGATACACATTTACAACCTGATATTCATGTTAAGACTGAGAATGATGACAGTGACGATTGGAAGGAGACCAGAGAACCTCAGTCAGGTTTAAACTCTCTGAATAATAATGAAGAAGACCCTGCCAGTGATTTGGGATGTATTACTGGTGAGAGACTATATCACTGCACTGAGTGTGGGAAAAGATTTGGCCTCAAGGGAACCCTGAAGGTACACATGAGATCTCATACAGGAGAAAGACCTTTCGGCTGCTCAGTCTGTAAGAAATCTTTTACACAGAGTGGAAGTTTACAGAATCACATGAGagtccacacaggagagaaacctttcgaTTGCTCAGTTTGTGGTAAAGGTTTCAGTGAAAGTGGAACTCTGAAGAAACACATGAGAACacatacaggagagaaaccgTTCATTTGCTCATTGTGTGGTAAAAGATTTATTCAGAAGGTACAGCTGACACACCACATGACACATCACACAGAAGAGAAACCAttcagctgctcagtgtgtgGTAAAGCTTTCAGTGAAAGTGGAACTCGGAATAAACACATGAGAACACATACAGGAgaaaaacctttcagctgcaGTGTTTGTGGCAAAAGTTTTGCCTGGCGTTCACAGGTCAAAAGCCATAAATGTGTTAATCGTCGgtcctcacagcttcatcaaacTCAAACTGAGGAGAACGGAGAGGCAGAGCCTCCAGCCAGCAGCGAAACTGTACAGATTAAAACAGAACCTGATGATGAGGAAtgtggaggaccagaaccagccgGGAACTCAGATCCAGATAGATATTTACAACCTGATATTCATGTTAAGACTGAGACTGATGACAGTGATGAATGGAAGGAGACCAGAGATCCTCAGTCTGGTTTAAACTCTTTGAAAAATGAAGTCCCTATCTTTGATTTGAGATTTATTACTATTGAGAAACCATTTAGTTGCTCTGACTGTGGGAAAAGATTTGGCACCAAGGGAACTCTGAAGGTACACATGAGATCTCATAccggagagaaacctttcagctgctcattCTGTAAGAAATCTTTTGCACAGAGTGGAAGTTTACAGAATCAtatgagaatccacacagggGAGAAACCTTTCAATTGCTCAGTTTGTGGAAAAGCTTTCAGTGAAAGTGTAAATCTGAAGAGACACTTGTTAACACATataggagagaaacctttcagttgCTCATTGTGTGGTAAAAGATTTATACAGAAGATACAGTTGACACACCACATGATGCATCACACAGAAGAGAAACCGttcagctgctcagtgtgtgGTAAAGCTTTCAGGGAAAGTGGAACTTTGAAGAAACACATGAGAACACATACAGGAGAAAAACCTTTTAGTTGCAGTGTTTGTAACAAAAGTTTTGCCTGGCGTTCACAGGTCAAAAGCCATAAATGTGTTGATGATCAGccctcacagcttcatcaaacTGATgagaacagagaggcagagcCTCCAGCCAGCAGCTCTACTGTACAGATTAAAATAGAAGCTGATGAagaggactgtggaggaccagaaccagccaggaACTCTGATCCACATACACATTTACAACCTGATACTGTTGACAAGACTGGAGACTGTTCTGAATCGGAGACTGCAGTCATTGATGATTGGATGGAGCCCAAAGAACCTCAGTCAGGTTTAAACTCTCTGAATAATTCTAGTTTTGCGTGGGTATCCTACACCAAAGATGTTGGATTTTGA
- the LOC141754134 gene encoding uncharacterized protein LOC141754134 — protein MDRHRKQLEVVLKPEAKPRGEVLPLDVRKVIVGEEERQEWRSSLDQDDPEPPHIKEEQEDPEPPHIKEEQEDLWTSQEGEQLQGLEEADIIKFPFTPVSVKSEEDEENPQLSQLYQRQTEKMETEADGEDCGGPEPARNSDLNIHPEPIVIIINYVVPVSDSRCSSGEKPFSCSECDKRFGTKTCLNRHMRSHKGEKPFICSVCRKSFIQSGHLQLHMRIHTGEKPFICPVCGKRFIQKAHLTHHMAVHTGERLFSCSVCNKRFAWRRQIKKHKCVGRQSSQLHQTQTEENREAERPASSSTKQMKKEADGEDCGGPEPARNSESDRRLQQNTVETDDSDDWKETRGPQSGLNSLNNDEVPVSDSRCSTGEKTFSCSECDKRFGFKKNLKRHMRTHTGEKPFSCSFCMKSFARRGDLQKHMRIHTGEKPFSCSVCMKSFTQSVHLQSHMKVHTVA, from the exons ATGGACCGACACCGGAAACAGCTGGAGGTGGTTTTAAAACCGGAAGCGAAGCCGCGAGGAgaag ttTTACCTTTAGATGTACGAAAAGTGATTGTTGGTGAAGAAGAGCGGCAGGAGTGGcgctccagtctggaccaggacgacccagagcccccacacattaaagaggaacaggaggacccagagcccccacacattaaagaggaacaggaggatctctggaccagtcaggagggagagcagcttcaagggctggaggaggctgatatCATCAAGTTCCCATTCACTCCTGTctctgtgaagagtgaagaagatgaagagaaTCCTCAGTTGTCACAGCTTTAtcaaagacaaactgaaaagatggaaacagaagctgatggagaggactgtggaggaccagaaccagccaggaACTCAGATCTAAATATACATCCAGAACCAATAGTCATAATCATAAATTATGTAGTCCCTGTCAGTGATTCAAGATGTAGTTCTGGTGAGAAACCTTTTAGCTGCTCTGAGTGTGATAAAAGATTTGGAACCAAGACATGTCTGAACAGACACATGAGATCTCATaaaggagagaaacctttcatcTGCTCAGTCTGTAGGAAATCTTTTATACAGAGTGGACATTTACAGTtacacatgagaatccacacaggagagaaacctttcattTGCCCAGTGTGTGGTAAGAGATTTATACAGAAGGCTCATCTGACACACCACATGGCAGTTCACACAGGGGAGAGACTATTCAGCTGCAGTGTTTGTAACAAACGATTTGCCTGGCGTCGACAGatcaaaaaacataaatgtgttgGTCGTcagtcctcacagcttcatcaaacTCAAActgaggagaacagagaggcagagcGTCCAGCCAGCAGCTCAACTAAACAGATGAAAAaagaagctgatggagaggactgtggaggaccagaaccagccagAAACTCAGAATCAGATAGACGTTTACAACAAAATACTGTTGAGACTGATGACAGTGATGACTGGAAGGAGACCAGAGGACCTCAGTCAGGTTTAAACTCTCTGAATAATGATGAAGTTCCTGTCAGTGATTCAAGATGTAGTACTGGTGAGAAAAcattcagctgctctgagtgtgaTAAAAGATTTGGCTTCAAGAAAAATCTGAAGCgacacatgagaactcatacaggagaaaaacctttcagctgctcattTTGTATGAAATCCTTTGCACGACGTGgagatttacagaaacacatgagaatccacacaggagagaaacctttcagctgctcagtctgTATGAAATCTTTTACACAGAGTGTACATTTACAGTCACATATGAAAGTCCACACAGTTGCTTAG
- the LOC141754172 gene encoding uncharacterized protein LOC141754172 has translation TSFCPADVQQLLVVKEEVPPEQQEWSSSLDQEDPDPPHIKEEQEELWTSQEGEQLQGLEEADIIKFPFTPVLVKSEDVGEKPQSSQLHQRQTEQMETEAYGEDFGGPEPARNSDPDRHPEPDTIDKTGDSSELETDDGDYLEGTREPRSGLNSLNSPVVDSRCSAGEKPFICSECGKGFGFKGDLKVHMRTHTGEKPFSCSFCKRSFTQSGDLQRHMRIHTGERPFSCSVCDKAFVQNGNLKIHMRSHTGEKPFSCSVCGKAFIDSGNLKRHTRSHTGDKPFSCSVCKKSFTQSGSLLKHMRSHTGEEPFRASSQQLN, from the coding sequence ACTTCCTTCTGTCCTGCAGACGTCCAGCAGCTGTTGGTGGTTAAAGAAGAGGTTCCCCCTGAGCAGCAGGAGTGgagctccagtctggaccaggaGGATCCAGACCccccacacattaaagaggaacaggaggaactctggaccagtcaggagggagagcagcttcaagggctggaggaggctgatatCATCAAGTTCCCATTCACTCCTGTCCTTGTGAAGAGTGAAGATGTTGGAGAGAAACCTcagtcctcacagcttcatcaaagacaaactgaacagatggaaacagaagcttATGGAGAGGACTttggaggaccagaaccagccaggaACTCTGATCCAGATAGACATCCAGAACCAGATACTATTGACAAGACTGGAGACTCTTCTGAACTTGAGACTGATGACGGTGATTACTTGGAGGGGACCAGAGAACCTCGGTCAGGTTTAAACTCTCTGAACTCTCCTGTTGTTGATTCCAGATGTAGTGCTGGTGAGAAACCATTTATCTGCTCTGAGTGTGGGAAAGGATTTGGCTTCAAGGGAGATCTGAAGGTACACATGAGAACacatacaggagagaaacctttcagctgctcattTTGTAAGAGATCTTTTACACAGAGTGGAGATTTACAGAGACACATGAGGatccacacaggagagagaCCTTTCAGTTGCTCCGTTTGCGATAAAGCTTTCGTTCAAAATGGAAATCTGAAGATACACATGAGATctcatacaggagagaaacctttcagttgCTCGGTTTGTGGTAAAGCTTTCATTGATAGTGGAAATCTGAAGAGACACACAAGATCTCATACAGGAGacaaacctttcagctgctctgTTTGTAAGAAATCTTTCACACAAAGTGGAAGTTTACTGAAACACATGAGATCTCATACAGGAGAGGAACCTTTCAGAGCCTCCAGCCAGCAGCTCaactga
- the LOC141754125 gene encoding uncharacterized protein LOC141754125 isoform X1 codes for MFEEKERRRKHRADVQQLLVVKEEVPPEQKGCTSSLDQEDPEPPHIKEEPEELWTSLNNEVPVSDSRCSADVQQLLVVKEEVPPEQQEWRSSLDQEDPEPPHIKEEQEDLWTSQEGEQLQGLEEADITKFTFTPVPVKSEDDEEEPQSSQLHQRLTEQMETKADGEDCGGPEPARNSDLYRYLQDKTGDSSEPETDDSEDWKETREPQSDLNSLNNDEVPVVDSGCSAGEKPFSCSECDKRFGTKGSLKRHMICHTGEKPFSCSVCMKSFTQNGNLKKHMRIHTGERPFSCSVCGKAFILSQYLKIHMRFHSGEKPFSCSVCGKAFILSGHLKIHMRFHTGEKPFSCSVCKKSFIQSGDLQLHMRIHTGEKPFSCSVCKKSFIRSGDLQLHMRIHTGEKPFSCSVCKKSFTQKGYSQLHMRIHTGEKPFSCSFCDKRFLRSTHLKSHMVVHTGEKRFSCSVCEQKFSWAKQVKKHKCVGRQSSQLHQTQTEENREPEPPASSSTEHEELWTSQEGEQLQGLKEADVIKFPFSPVSVKSEDDEEEPQSSQLQKRQTEQMETEADGE; via the exons ATGTTCGAGGAGAAAGAGCGACGACGGAAacacagagcag ACGTCCAGCAGTTGTTGGTGGTTAAAGAAGAGGTTCCCCCTGAGCAGAAGGGGTGTACTTCCAGTCTGGACCAGGAGGACCCAGAGCCCCCACACATTAAAGAAGAACCGGAGGAACTCTGGACCTCTCTGAATAATGAAGTTCCTGTCAGTGATTCCAGATGTAGTGCTG ACGTCCAGCAGCTGTTGGTGGTTAAAGAAGAGGTTCCCCCTGAGCAGCAGGAGTGGcgctccagtctggaccaggaggacccagagcccccacacattaaagaggaacaggaggacctctggaccagtcaggagggagagcagcttcaagggctggaggaggctgatatCACCAAGTTCACATTCACTCCTGTccctgtgaagagtgaagatgatgaagaggaacctcagtcctcacagcttcatcaaagactaactgaacagatggaaaccaaagctgatggagaggactgtggaggaccagaaccagcaAGGAACTCAGATCTATATAGATATTTACAAGACAAGACTGGAGACTCTTCTGAACCTGAGACTGATGACAGTGAGGATTGGAAGGAAACCAGAGAACCTCAGTCAGATTTAAACTCTCTGAATAATGATGAAGTTCCTGTTGTTGATTCCGGATGTAGTGCTGGTGAGAAACCATTTAGCTGCTCTGAGTGTGATAAAAGATTTGGCACCAAGGGAAGTCTGAAGAGACACATGATATGTCATACAGgtgagaaacctttcagctgctcagtttgtatGAAATCTTTTACACAGAATGGAAATCTTAAGAaacacatgagaatccacacaggagagagaCCTTTTAGCTGTTCAGTTTGTGGAAAAGCTTTCATTTTGAGTCAATATCTGAAGATACACATGCGATTTCATTCGGGAgaaaaacctttcagctgctcagtctgTGGTAAAGCTTTCATTTTAAGTGGACATCTGAAGATACACATGAGATTTCATACAGGAgaaaaacctttcagctgctcagtttgtaagaAATCTTTTATACAGAGTGGAGATTTACAGTtacacatgagaatccacacgggagaaaaacctttcagctgctcagtttgtaagaAATCTTTTATACGTAGTGGAGATTTACAGTtacacatgagaatccacacgggagagaaacctttcagctgttCAGTTTGTAAGAAATCTTTTACGCAGAAAGGATATTCACAGTtacacatgagaatccacacaggagagaaacctttcagctgctcattTTGTGATAAAAGATTTTTGAGGTCGACCCATCTGAAGAGTCACATGGTAGTCCACACGGGGGAGAAACGATTcagctgcagtgtttgtgaaCAAAAATTCTCTTGGGCTAAACaggtaaaaaaacataaatgtgttgGTCGTcagtcctcacagcttcatcagacTCAAACTGAGGAGAACAGAGAGCCAGAGCCTCCAGCTAGCAGCTCTACTGAACATGAGGAACTctggaccagtcaggagggagagcagcttcaagggCTGAAGGAGGCTGATGTCATCAAGTTCCCATTCTCTCCTGTctctgtgaagagtgaagatgatgaagaggaacctcagtcctcacagcttcaaaaaagacaaactgaacagatggaaacagaagctgatggagagtAG
- the LOC141754125 gene encoding uncharacterized protein LOC141754125 isoform X2, producing MFEEKERRRKHRADVQQLLVVKEEVPPEQQEWRSSLDQEDPEPPHIKEEQEDLWTSQEGEQLQGLEEADITKFTFTPVPVKSEDDEEEPQSSQLHQRLTEQMETKADGEDCGGPEPARNSDLYRYLQDKTGDSSEPETDDSEDWKETREPQSDLNSLNNDEVPVVDSGCSAGEKPFSCSECDKRFGTKGSLKRHMICHTGEKPFSCSVCMKSFTQNGNLKKHMRIHTGERPFSCSVCGKAFILSQYLKIHMRFHSGEKPFSCSVCGKAFILSGHLKIHMRFHTGEKPFSCSVCKKSFIQSGDLQLHMRIHTGEKPFSCSVCKKSFIRSGDLQLHMRIHTGEKPFSCSVCKKSFTQKGYSQLHMRIHTGEKPFSCSFCDKRFLRSTHLKSHMVVHTGEKRFSCSVCEQKFSWAKQVKKHKCVGRQSSQLHQTQTEENREPEPPASSSTEHEELWTSQEGEQLQGLKEADVIKFPFSPVSVKSEDDEEEPQSSQLQKRQTEQMETEADGE from the exons ATGTTCGAGGAGAAAGAGCGACGACGGAAacacagagcag ACGTCCAGCAGCTGTTGGTGGTTAAAGAAGAGGTTCCCCCTGAGCAGCAGGAGTGGcgctccagtctggaccaggaggacccagagcccccacacattaaagaggaacaggaggacctctggaccagtcaggagggagagcagcttcaagggctggaggaggctgatatCACCAAGTTCACATTCACTCCTGTccctgtgaagagtgaagatgatgaagaggaacctcagtcctcacagcttcatcaaagactaactgaacagatggaaaccaaagctgatggagaggactgtggaggaccagaaccagcaAGGAACTCAGATCTATATAGATATTTACAAGACAAGACTGGAGACTCTTCTGAACCTGAGACTGATGACAGTGAGGATTGGAAGGAAACCAGAGAACCTCAGTCAGATTTAAACTCTCTGAATAATGATGAAGTTCCTGTTGTTGATTCCGGATGTAGTGCTGGTGAGAAACCATTTAGCTGCTCTGAGTGTGATAAAAGATTTGGCACCAAGGGAAGTCTGAAGAGACACATGATATGTCATACAGgtgagaaacctttcagctgctcagtttgtatGAAATCTTTTACACAGAATGGAAATCTTAAGAaacacatgagaatccacacaggagagagaCCTTTTAGCTGTTCAGTTTGTGGAAAAGCTTTCATTTTGAGTCAATATCTGAAGATACACATGCGATTTCATTCGGGAgaaaaacctttcagctgctcagtctgTGGTAAAGCTTTCATTTTAAGTGGACATCTGAAGATACACATGAGATTTCATACAGGAgaaaaacctttcagctgctcagtttgtaagaAATCTTTTATACAGAGTGGAGATTTACAGTtacacatgagaatccacacgggagaaaaacctttcagctgctcagtttgtaagaAATCTTTTATACGTAGTGGAGATTTACAGTtacacatgagaatccacacgggagagaaacctttcagctgttCAGTTTGTAAGAAATCTTTTACGCAGAAAGGATATTCACAGTtacacatgagaatccacacaggagagaaacctttcagctgctcattTTGTGATAAAAGATTTTTGAGGTCGACCCATCTGAAGAGTCACATGGTAGTCCACACGGGGGAGAAACGATTcagctgcagtgtttgtgaaCAAAAATTCTCTTGGGCTAAACaggtaaaaaaacataaatgtgttgGTCGTcagtcctcacagcttcatcagacTCAAACTGAGGAGAACAGAGAGCCAGAGCCTCCAGCTAGCAGCTCTACTGAACATGAGGAACTctggaccagtcaggagggagagcagcttcaagggCTGAAGGAGGCTGATGTCATCAAGTTCCCATTCTCTCCTGTctctgtgaagagtgaagatgatgaagaggaacctcagtcctcacagcttcaaaaaagacaaactgaacagatggaaacagaagctgatggagagtAG
- the LOC141754125 gene encoding uncharacterized protein LOC141754125 isoform X3 — protein sequence MFEEKERRRKHRADVQQLLVVKEEVPPEQKGCTSSLDQEDPEPPHIKEEPEELWTSLNNEVPVSDSRCSADVQQLLVVKEEVPPEQQEWRSSLDQEDPEPPHIKEEQEDLWTSQEGEQLQGLEEADITKFTFTPVPVKSEDDEEEPQSSQLHQRLTEQMETKADGEDCGGPEPARNSDLYRYLQDKTGDSSEPETDDSEDWKETREPQSDLNSLNNDEVPVVDSGCSAGEKPFSCSECDKRFGTKGSLKRHMICHTVLTASSDSN from the exons ATGTTCGAGGAGAAAGAGCGACGACGGAAacacagagcag ACGTCCAGCAGTTGTTGGTGGTTAAAGAAGAGGTTCCCCCTGAGCAGAAGGGGTGTACTTCCAGTCTGGACCAGGAGGACCCAGAGCCCCCACACATTAAAGAAGAACCGGAGGAACTCTGGACCTCTCTGAATAATGAAGTTCCTGTCAGTGATTCCAGATGTAGTGCTG ACGTCCAGCAGCTGTTGGTGGTTAAAGAAGAGGTTCCCCCTGAGCAGCAGGAGTGGcgctccagtctggaccaggaggacccagagcccccacacattaaagaggaacaggaggacctctggaccagtcaggagggagagcagcttcaagggctggaggaggctgatatCACCAAGTTCACATTCACTCCTGTccctgtgaagagtgaagatgatgaagaggaacctcagtcctcacagcttcatcaaagactaactgaacagatggaaaccaaagctgatggagaggactgtggaggaccagaaccagcaAGGAACTCAGATCTATATAGATATTTACAAGACAAGACTGGAGACTCTTCTGAACCTGAGACTGATGACAGTGAGGATTGGAAGGAAACCAGAGAACCTCAGTCAGATTTAAACTCTCTGAATAATGATGAAGTTCCTGTTGTTGATTCCGGATGTAGTGCTGGTGAGAAACCATTTAGCTGCTCTGAGTGTGATAAAAGATTTGGCACCAAGGGAAGTCTGAAGAGACACATGATATGTCATACAG tcctcacagcttcatcagacTCAAACTGA